From Solibacillus sp. FSL W7-1464:
TTTTTATGATTTATTAGATGTAATGCAATCGCGTGAAAACATTCAATTAGCGTACCGTAATATCAAGAAAAATACGGGTAGTAAAACAGCTGGGTTTGATGGTCAAACAATTGAAGATATTAAGCAACTTGAAATATCTAAAGTTGTATCAACGATACAAAAGATGTTTGCACACTATCGTCCACAAGCAGTACGACGTGTTTTTATTCCAAAAGCAAACGGGAAAACACGACCGCTAGGTATTCCGACAATTTGGGATAGGTTATTTCAACAATGTATTTTACAAGTCTTAGACCCAATTTGTGAAGCACGATTTTATAAGCATAGCTATGGATTCAGACCCAATCGTAGTACACATCATGCGAAGGCACGTTTTGAAACATTGATAAATCGAGCGTGTTTATATCACTGTGTAGACGTTGATATAAAGGGATTTTTCGATAATGTTAATCATTCGAAACTGTTAAAACAAATGTGGACAATGGGTATTCGTGATAAAGCTCTTCTATCTATAATTTCACGCCTCTTAAAAGCTGAAATTATAGGCGAGGGTTTTCCAGTAAAAGGTACTCCGCAAGGAGGAATACTATCACCACTTCTATCGAACATTGTATTAAATGAGCTTGATTGGTGGGTTAGTAAACAGTGGGAAAGCTTTGAAACGAAGAAGGCTTATAAAAACAAAGTGAATATGAATCAGGCATTAAAGAAATCGAACTTAAAGCATTGTTATATTGTAAGGTATGCAGATGATTTTAAAATCATCTGTCGTACACGTTCACAAGCAATACGCATGTTTTATGCAGTTAAAGATTTCCTCTCTACACGCTTGAATCTTGATATTAGCGACGAGAAATCGAAAGTTGTGAATCTAAAGAAAAATTCTTCCGAATTTCTTGGCTTTCGTATTAAAGCTCATCCTAAGAAAACAGAGAAGCGTACCCTATATGTTGCACATTCACATATGACGAAGAAGGCTCTAAACAATGCCCAAATAAAGTTGAAAAAGGCGGTAAAGACAATACAAAAACATCAATGTATTGAAAATGTCTGGCGGTTTAATACGGTAGTTATGGGTATTCAAAACTATTACTCCGCAGCGTCACACATAACAGATGATTTAGCTGAGCTGAACTATCGTATCCATAGAACGCTACATAATCGTTTGAAAGGGATTAGAAAAGAAGCAACGTTTCAAGACCTTACGAAATCTTTACGAAAAAGGTATAAGGGGTACGAATGCAAGATTTATAAAGTTAAAGAAATGGCACTTGCTCCAATTCATGCTCAACGTTGCCGAATAAATCTAAACTTCTCACAAATTATCTGTAATTATACTACCGAAGGTAGAAATAAAATTCATCATAGTTTAAGAGCGATTAACAAGCAAACACTTATAAATGTGATGCAACAGTTTATCCCTCAACGTTCCATTGAGTATAACGATAATCGGATAAGTAGATTTATTGCGCAATATGGTAAATGTGCTGTAACTGGGGTTGAACTTAGTTTTAATAATTGGCATTGTCACCATAGAACCCCATATTATTTATCGCAAGATGATTCTTATAGTAACTTAATTATTTTACATAAATCAGTTCATAGATTAATTCATCTTAAAGACCCCAAGAAAATTGAAGTACTCATGAAAGTACTTCAATTAGATAAAAAGCAACTAATGAAAGTAAATGAATTGCGTGAGCAATGTCTGAACGAAGCAATCTAATTCTACATTACATCTTGTCCTTACATAAAAATCAAATGAATTGAATTAATTGGAACGCCGTATGCTGGGAAACTCGCACGTACGGTGTGAAGTGGGGGAAAAGCTGGAGATAACTTCAAAGGCTTACCTATCACTATAATAAAAGCCTTTTATGCAATAGTTACCAAACATCGATTTGGTAACTTCAACTAACGATGCAGAATACTTCAAATAAATAGAACACCAATTTTGTATCCAAGATAAGCCAAGATAAGACCTCCACCATATATGGTTGCTGTATAAAATAAAAATTCTTTTTTATAATTGTTTAAGTGCAACTGTACCATTTCTAATTTCAAAGTGGAGAAGGTAGTAAACGCACCCATAAAGCCAGTCCCATATAAAAGAATAATCATTGTATCAGCCTTTGAGCCAGTTATTATTCCTGAAAGAAAAGCACCCAATAAATTTACTGTTAAAGTTCCTATGGGGATTGAGAATCCTGATTTATTATTTAGATATTTACTAATGGAATAACGAGCTATTGCTCCGAAAAAACCACCAATTCCAACCATTAATATATGTACCATTGTCAAGATTTTAATTCCTCCT
This genomic window contains:
- the ltrA gene encoding group II intron reverse transcriptase/maturase, giving the protein MLKRKKLRHNEYYDMQNQFDRLYARSVDGQNFYDLLDVMQSRENIQLAYRNIKKNTGSKTAGFDGQTIEDIKQLEISKVVSTIQKMFAHYRPQAVRRVFIPKANGKTRPLGIPTIWDRLFQQCILQVLDPICEARFYKHSYGFRPNRSTHHAKARFETLINRACLYHCVDVDIKGFFDNVNHSKLLKQMWTMGIRDKALLSIISRLLKAEIIGEGFPVKGTPQGGILSPLLSNIVLNELDWWVSKQWESFETKKAYKNKVNMNQALKKSNLKHCYIVRYADDFKIICRTRSQAIRMFYAVKDFLSTRLNLDISDEKSKVVNLKKNSSEFLGFRIKAHPKKTEKRTLYVAHSHMTKKALNNAQIKLKKAVKTIQKHQCIENVWRFNTVVMGIQNYYSAASHITDDLAELNYRIHRTLHNRLKGIRKEATFQDLTKSLRKRYKGYECKIYKVKEMALAPIHAQRCRINLNFSQIICNYTTEGRNKIHHSLRAINKQTLINVMQQFIPQRSIEYNDNRISRFIAQYGKCAVTGVELSFNNWHCHHRTPYYLSQDDSYSNLIILHKSVHRLIHLKDPKKIEVLMKVLQLDKKQLMKVNELREQCLNEAI
- a CDS encoding fluoride efflux transporter FluC; this encodes MVHILMVGIGGFFGAIARYSISKYLNNKSGFSIPIGTLTVNLLGAFLSGIITGSKADTMIILLYGTGFMGAFTTFSTLKLEMVQLHLNNYKKEFLFYTATIYGGGLILAYLGYKIGVLFI